A single region of the Ornithorhynchus anatinus isolate Pmale09 chromosome 13, mOrnAna1.pri.v4, whole genome shotgun sequence genome encodes:
- the PDSS1 gene encoding all trans-polyprenyl-diphosphate synthase PDSS1 isoform X4 — translation MIHTASLVHDDVIDDASSRRGKHTVNQIWGEKKAVLAGDFILSAASVALARIGNTTIVSVLTQVLEDLVRGEFLQLGSKENENERFAHYLEKTFKKTASLIANSCKAVSILGCPDPVVHEIAYQYGKNVGIAFQLIDDVLDFTACTDQLGKPTAADLKLGLATGPVLFACQQFPEMNAMIMRRFSLPGDVERARQYVLQSDGVQQTTYLAQRYCHEAIREISKLRPSPEREALIQLTEVVLTRDK, via the exons ATGATCCACACTGCTAGTCTGGTTCATGATGATGTTATTGATGATGCAAGTTCTCGAAGAGGAAAACACACAGTAAATCAGATCTGGGGTGAAAAGAAG GCTGTTCTTGCTGGTGATTTTATCCTCTCTGCAGCCTCTGTGGCTCTGGCAAGAATTGGAAATACAACTATTGTATCTGTTTTAACTCAAGTCCTTGAAGACTTGGTGCGTG GTGAATTTCTTCAGCTGGGCTCAAAAGAAAATGAGAACGAGAGATTTGCTCACTACCTCGAAAAGACCTTTAAGAAGACCGCAAGTCTGATAGCCAACAGTTGTAAAGCA GTTTCGATCCTAGGATGTCCCGACCCAGTGGTTCATGAGATTGCCTATCAGTATGGGAAAAACGTTGGTATTGCTTTTCAG TTGATAGATGACGTGTTAGATTTTACCGCATGCACTGACCAGCTGGGGAAGCCAACTGCAGCAGATCTCAAACTCGGATTAGCCACGGGCCCAGTTTTATTTGCCTGCCAGCAG TTTCCAGAAATGAATGCCATGATTATGAGGCGATTCAGCTTGCCTGGAGATGTAGAACGTGCTCGGCAGTATGTATTACAG aGTGACGGAGTGCAGCAAACCACCTACCTCGCTCAGCGCTATTGCCACGAGGCAATAAGGGAGATCAGTAAACTGCGACCGTCCCCTGAAAGAGAGGCCCTCATTCAGCTGACAGAAGTCGTCCTTACCCGGGACAAATGA
- the PDSS1 gene encoding all trans-polyprenyl-diphosphate synthase PDSS1 isoform X3 has protein sequence MCEYYFDGKGKAFRPIIVVLMARACNVHHDNSRDVQASQRTIALIAEMIHTASLVHDDVIDDASSRRGKHTVNQIWGEKKAVLAGDFILSAASVALARIGNTTIVSVLTQVLEDLVRGEFLQLGSKENENERFAHYLEKTFKKTASLIANSCKALIDDVLDFTACTDQLGKPTAADLKLGLATGPVLFACQQFPEMNAMIMRRFSLPGDVERARQYVLQSDGVQQTTYLAQRYCHEAIREISKLRPSPEREALIQLTEVVLTRDK, from the exons ATGTGTGAATACTACTTTGATGGAAAAGGAAAAGCCTTCCGACCAATTATTGTAGTGCTAATGGCTCGAGCGTGCAATGTTCATCATGATAACTCCAG AGATGTGCAAGCAAGTCAACGCACCATAGCCTTAATTGCAGAAATGATCCACACTGCTAGTCTGGTTCATGATGATGTTATTGATGATGCAAGTTCTCGAAGAGGAAAACACACAGTAAATCAGATCTGGGGTGAAAAGAAG GCTGTTCTTGCTGGTGATTTTATCCTCTCTGCAGCCTCTGTGGCTCTGGCAAGAATTGGAAATACAACTATTGTATCTGTTTTAACTCAAGTCCTTGAAGACTTGGTGCGTG GTGAATTTCTTCAGCTGGGCTCAAAAGAAAATGAGAACGAGAGATTTGCTCACTACCTCGAAAAGACCTTTAAGAAGACCGCAAGTCTGATAGCCAACAGTTGTAAAGCA TTGATAGATGACGTGTTAGATTTTACCGCATGCACTGACCAGCTGGGGAAGCCAACTGCAGCAGATCTCAAACTCGGATTAGCCACGGGCCCAGTTTTATTTGCCTGCCAGCAG TTTCCAGAAATGAATGCCATGATTATGAGGCGATTCAGCTTGCCTGGAGATGTAGAACGTGCTCGGCAGTATGTATTACAG aGTGACGGAGTGCAGCAAACCACCTACCTCGCTCAGCGCTATTGCCACGAGGCAATAAGGGAGATCAGTAAACTGCGACCGTCCCCTGAAAGAGAGGCCCTCATTCAGCTGACAGAAGTCGTCCTTACCCGGGACAAATGA
- the PDSS1 gene encoding all trans-polyprenyl-diphosphate synthase PDSS1 isoform X1 yields MCEYYFDGKGKAFRPIIVVLMARACNVHHDNSRDVQASQRTIALIAEMIHTASLVHDDVIDDASSRRGKHTVNQIWGEKKAVLAGDFILSAASVALARIGNTTIVSVLTQVLEDLVRGEFLQLGSKENENERFAHYLEKTFKKTASLIANSCKAVSILGCPDPVVHEIAYQYGKNVGIAFQLIDDVLDFTACTDQLGKPTAADLKLGLATGPVLFACQQFPEMNAMIMRRFSLPGDVERARQYVLQSDGVQQTTYLAQRYCHEAIREISKLRPSPEREALIQLTEVVLTRDK; encoded by the exons ATGTGTGAATACTACTTTGATGGAAAAGGAAAAGCCTTCCGACCAATTATTGTAGTGCTAATGGCTCGAGCGTGCAATGTTCATCATGATAACTCCAG AGATGTGCAAGCAAGTCAACGCACCATAGCCTTAATTGCAGAAATGATCCACACTGCTAGTCTGGTTCATGATGATGTTATTGATGATGCAAGTTCTCGAAGAGGAAAACACACAGTAAATCAGATCTGGGGTGAAAAGAAG GCTGTTCTTGCTGGTGATTTTATCCTCTCTGCAGCCTCTGTGGCTCTGGCAAGAATTGGAAATACAACTATTGTATCTGTTTTAACTCAAGTCCTTGAAGACTTGGTGCGTG GTGAATTTCTTCAGCTGGGCTCAAAAGAAAATGAGAACGAGAGATTTGCTCACTACCTCGAAAAGACCTTTAAGAAGACCGCAAGTCTGATAGCCAACAGTTGTAAAGCA GTTTCGATCCTAGGATGTCCCGACCCAGTGGTTCATGAGATTGCCTATCAGTATGGGAAAAACGTTGGTATTGCTTTTCAG TTGATAGATGACGTGTTAGATTTTACCGCATGCACTGACCAGCTGGGGAAGCCAACTGCAGCAGATCTCAAACTCGGATTAGCCACGGGCCCAGTTTTATTTGCCTGCCAGCAG TTTCCAGAAATGAATGCCATGATTATGAGGCGATTCAGCTTGCCTGGAGATGTAGAACGTGCTCGGCAGTATGTATTACAG aGTGACGGAGTGCAGCAAACCACCTACCTCGCTCAGCGCTATTGCCACGAGGCAATAAGGGAGATCAGTAAACTGCGACCGTCCCCTGAAAGAGAGGCCCTCATTCAGCTGACAGAAGTCGTCCTTACCCGGGACAAATGA
- the PDSS1 gene encoding all trans-polyprenyl-diphosphate synthase PDSS1 isoform X2, with protein MKIMKEIVHRICVKQHCFLFIRDVQASQRTIALIAEMIHTASLVHDDVIDDASSRRGKHTVNQIWGEKKAVLAGDFILSAASVALARIGNTTIVSVLTQVLEDLVRGEFLQLGSKENENERFAHYLEKTFKKTASLIANSCKAVSILGCPDPVVHEIAYQYGKNVGIAFQLIDDVLDFTACTDQLGKPTAADLKLGLATGPVLFACQQFPEMNAMIMRRFSLPGDVERARQYVLQSDGVQQTTYLAQRYCHEAIREISKLRPSPEREALIQLTEVVLTRDK; from the exons ATGAAGATCATGAAGGAGATAGTACATAGAATTTGTGTAAAGCAGCATTGCTTTCTGTTTATTAGAGATGTGCAAGCAAGTCAACGCACCATAGCCTTAATTGCAGAAATGATCCACACTGCTAGTCTGGTTCATGATGATGTTATTGATGATGCAAGTTCTCGAAGAGGAAAACACACAGTAAATCAGATCTGGGGTGAAAAGAAG GCTGTTCTTGCTGGTGATTTTATCCTCTCTGCAGCCTCTGTGGCTCTGGCAAGAATTGGAAATACAACTATTGTATCTGTTTTAACTCAAGTCCTTGAAGACTTGGTGCGTG GTGAATTTCTTCAGCTGGGCTCAAAAGAAAATGAGAACGAGAGATTTGCTCACTACCTCGAAAAGACCTTTAAGAAGACCGCAAGTCTGATAGCCAACAGTTGTAAAGCA GTTTCGATCCTAGGATGTCCCGACCCAGTGGTTCATGAGATTGCCTATCAGTATGGGAAAAACGTTGGTATTGCTTTTCAG TTGATAGATGACGTGTTAGATTTTACCGCATGCACTGACCAGCTGGGGAAGCCAACTGCAGCAGATCTCAAACTCGGATTAGCCACGGGCCCAGTTTTATTTGCCTGCCAGCAG TTTCCAGAAATGAATGCCATGATTATGAGGCGATTCAGCTTGCCTGGAGATGTAGAACGTGCTCGGCAGTATGTATTACAG aGTGACGGAGTGCAGCAAACCACCTACCTCGCTCAGCGCTATTGCCACGAGGCAATAAGGGAGATCAGTAAACTGCGACCGTCCCCTGAAAGAGAGGCCCTCATTCAGCTGACAGAAGTCGTCCTTACCCGGGACAAATGA